Proteins co-encoded in one Aspergillus fumigatus Af293 chromosome 6, whole genome shotgun sequence genomic window:
- a CDS encoding formin sepA, with product MPTTTSASDKSRQTSAGKGFFGRKLHKEKPVDDRYEGYGGSENLAPPGNATGSRSSRHSKRSSVQSVDYSHDFDPSGISMTAGVITSIPYESLTTDTRSPIPVDYLSRAETSPRKEPSPNHLAKGGGDFHQYPAWNPTGLRENNAFSHPTGPRPPPHASNVSMVGSTAGDKSARHQQWARPGSSATNAGFSHNSSSTVDSSSTSRMSFDQTSIHSSLSSNTRGSSYISSDGSARTLTTSHSGDRGTLFPSSGNSNRFSTAQAAWQAAQLATHSAAPVLNPEQYLTRPRDDRVVDQLFLDLMQKRGWQNLPEQAKRQMLAYPASKKWTLVHQDRLTELQGEQKRRQNARQTHGHDGPAGILERADEEGSPEWYVKKVMDDSITSKQLASLSVSLRTQPINWVRAFVEAQGQIALTNVLSKINRRKASGPVPAPPTGDRDLDREYDIVKCLKALMNNKYGADDAIGHQQVIIALVSSLLSPRLNTRKLVSEVLTFLCHWAEGEGHQKVLQAMDHVKNQHGETGRFDAWMRIVEVTIDGRGKMGSLVGASEEYRSGGIGMENLLMEYAVSTMMLINMLVDAPENDLQLRCHIRAQFISCGIKRLLTKMEGFQYEVIDKQIERFRENEAIDYEDLLQRESSSMKDSIEGEVKDMSDPLQITDAILTRLNGTRAYDYFLSAMQHMLLIRENSGEDGLRMFQLVDAMLSYVAMDRRLPDLDFRQGLTFTVQSLLDRLHTDAEARRAYDESLEARQIAEAAIAERDEMKAQVEMGADGLVKKLQKQIDEQTSIIELQTRQNDALKAELADVQRLRAQELQRNELETRELYLMLRDAQDIAASNAKKNNLAETDPSHMRGILDRERLLERLEKQLERTKTQFKLEGKVWGQHGPSDRLRELREQMDGEPDPEDFQEQARRNLETSALGSVHRKRSHVPEMDVANGQERPSHQDGPLLVNFGRPRMDPEQASDLLGEIASKVPKIDAEDAETDEFNAQPTQLETEEARVGQVEEVKPEDETEKPEEKPVSVPAPPPPPPPPPPPPPPGGAVGIPPPPPPPPPPPPPPGAKGLGVPPPPPPPPPPGFAGGMPPPPPPPPGRFGAPPPPPPPGVGGGWRSNYIASQSAPSHPTAVLSSIRPKKKLKALHWDKVDTPQVTVWAIRDPTPQAKEQKYSELAKKGVLDEVERLFMAKETKIFGAGSGAKQRKDKKQIISNDLSKTFQIALAKFSQYPIDDVVRMIIHCDPEILDNMVVMDFLQREDMCTIPENVSKLMAPYSKDWTGPDAASSEREQDPTELTREDQIYLYTAFELNHYWKARMRALALTRSFEPDYEHLSTKIREVVRVSESLRDSVSLMNVLGLILDIGNFMNDANKQAQGFKLSSLARLGMVKDDKNETTFADLVERIVRNQYPEWEGFVDEIGGVIGVQKINVDQLRADAKKYIDNIKNVQASLDAGNLSDPKKFHPQDRVSQIVQRSMKDARRKAEQMQLYLEEMVKTYDDIMVFYGEDNTDEGARRDFFAKLASFLVEWKKSKEKNIALEEARKRTEASLARKRVNAGLANSSGAGDAPVSPATSGAMDSLLEKLRAAAPQARDQRDRRRRARLKERHQVRIASGQKIPDLTGSEPANGETQANNNSATPVGGNDANTIETGLLSPPAQETDVDTPTKELQVSESEDVADRAASMLQGLRDNLDNNGERARRRRESAEEERRKRRLRRRNGGTASKDSADGSTLSSVPEPATPPPSTEVSALSEPGMASPSNDENGTSQPPQTRSIVVSPNADEHHGSPGNEKSLDGSPKHQPTEQSA from the exons ATGCCAACCACCACGTCTGCATCCGACAAATCGAGACAAACCTCGGCTGGCAAAGGATTTTTCGGGAGGAAGCTGCATAAGGAGAAGCCGGTAGATGATCGGTATGAGGGTTATGGAGGGTCGGAGAATCTCGCGCCTCCAGGAAATGCTACGGGATCCCGTTCGTCCCGGCACTCGAAACGATCATCCGTCCAATCTGTGGATTACTCGCATGATTTCGATCCAAGCGGAATCTCGATGACCGCCGGTGTTATAACATCCATTCCCTATGAGAGCCTTACTACCGATACTAGGTCTCCGATCCCGGTAGATTATCTGTCCAGGGCGGAGACATCACCACGAAAGGAGCCGTCGCCAAATCACCTTGCCAAGGGAGGCGGTGATTTTCATCAATACCCAGCATGGAACCCGACAGGACTACGAGAAAACAACGCCTTTTCCCATCCTACGGGGCCTCGTCCCCCACCGCATGCGTCCAATGTGTCTATGGTCGGGAGTACTGCAGGGGACAAGAGCGCGAGGCATCAGCAGTGGGCAAGACCAGGAAGTTCAGCCACTAACGCTGGGTTCAGTCATAATTCCTCATCCACCGTGGATTCATCATCGACGTCACGGATGTCCTTTGATCAAACCAGCATCCATTCGTCTCTCTCTTCCAACACAAGGGGTTCAAGTTATATCTCTTCGGACGGCTCAGCACGAACGCTCACAACATCGCATTCGGGTGACCGTGGAACTCTATTCCCAAGCAGCGGCAACTCCAATCGGTTCTCCACCGCACAAGCGGCATGGCAAGCTGCTCAGCTGGCTACCCATTCTGCTGCACCGGTCCTCAATCCCGAGCAGTATCTCACGCGACCCAGGGACGATCGCGTAGTGGACCAACTGTTCCTTGACTTGATGCAAAAGCGAGGTTGGCAGAATCTTCCAGAGCAGGCCAAGCGGCAGATGCTGGCGTATCCCGCATCCAAGAAGTGGACGCTAGTACATCAGGACCGCTTGACAGAACTGCAGGGTGAACAGAAGCGGAGGCAGAATGCAAGGCAAACACACGGCCATGATGGTCCAGCCGGCATTCTCGAGCgagctgatgaagaagggagCCCGGAGTGGTATGTGAAGAAGGTCATGGATGACAGTATCACGTCAAAGCAATTGGCCAGCTTGAGTGTCAGTCTGCGAACGCAACCCATCAA TTGGGTCAGAGCCTTTGTCGAAGCACAAGGTCAAATCGCTTTGACCAATGTGCTCTCCAAGATCAATCGCAGGAAAGCTTCGGGCCCTGTCCCCGCACCACCAACAGGCGATCGAGACTTGGATAGAGAGTACGATATTGTCAAGTGTCTCAAGGCTCTTATGAACAACAAATATGGCGCGGACGACGCAATCGGTCATCAACAGGTCATTATTGCTCTTGTCAGCTCGCTATTATCTCCGCGGCTGAACACAAGGAAATTGGTCAGTGAGGTCCTGACCTTCCTATGTCACTGGGCGGAAGGGGAGGGCCATCAGAAGGTGCTGCAGGCCATGGATCACGTCAAAAATCAGCACGGTGAAACTGGCCGCTTTGACGCCTGGATGCGAATCGTGGAGGTAACGATCGATGGCCGGGGCAAAATGGGCAGCTTAGTTGGTGCCAGCGAGGAGTATCGTAGCGGTGGCATTGGCATGGAGAATCTGCTTATGGAGTATGCAGTTTCAACCATGATGCTCATCAACATGTTGGTGGATGCGCCGGAAAATGACCTACAATTGCGATGCCACATCCGGGCCCAGTTCATCTCCTGTGGCATCAAGCGTCtcttgacgaagatggaaGGCTTCCAATACGAAGTGATTGATAAGCAGATCGAGCGGTTCAGAGAAAATGAGGCCATTGACTACGAGGATCTCCTTCAGCGAGAGAGTAGCAGTATGAAGGATAGCATCGAGGGCGAGGTGAAGGACATGAGCGATCCCCTGCAAATCACTGATGCCATTCTAACCAGACTCAATGGGACTCGTGCCTATGATTACTTCCTTTCCGCTATGCAGCACATGCTTCTCATACGCGAGAACTCGGGGGAGGACGGCCTTCGAATGTTCCAGCTTGTCGATGCCATGCTCAGCTACGTTGCCATGGACCGGAGACTACCTGATCTGGATTTTCGGCAAGGGTTAACTTTTACAGTACAAAGTCTCCTGGACAGGCTCCATACTGATGCAGAGGCAAGGCGAGCATATGACGAGTCCCTTGAGGCGCGGCAGATCGCGGAGGCCGCAATTGCGGAACGGGACGAGATGAAGGCGCAAGTGGAGATGGGGGCGGATGGTCTCgtgaagaagctgcagaagcagatcgaTGAACAAACGAGCATCATTGAGCTTCAGACTAGGCAGAACGACGCACTCAAGGCGGAGCTTGCCGATGTCCAGCGGCTGCGTGCTCAGGAGCTGCAGCGGAATGAACTGGAAACCAGAGAGCTCTATCTGATGCTCCGGGACGCTCAGGATATCGCTGCATCGAATGCCAAGAAGAATAATCTGGCCGAGACCGATCCATCGCACATGAGGGGTATCCTGGACCGGGAAAGACTGTTGGAGCGGTTGGAGAAACAGCTTGAGCGGACGAAGACGCAATTCAAGCTGGAGGGCAAAGTTTGGGGCCAACATGGACCTTCTGATCGACTGCGCGAGCTACGGGAGCAGATGGACGGCGAACCTGACCCTGAGGACTTTCAGGAACAAGCTCGTCGAAACTTGGAAACTAGTGCTCTGGGTTCTGTTCATCGCAAAAGAAGCCATGTTCCGGAGATGGATGTTGCCAACGGTCAAGAGAGGCCATCACACCAGGATGGGCCACTTCTCGTCAACTTTGGAAGACCCCGAATGGATCCGGAGCAAGCGTCTGATTTGCTGGGGGAGATTGCTTCTAAAGTTCCAAAGATTGACGCTGAAGATGCCGAAACCGACGAGTTTAATGCTCAACCAACTCAGCTTgagactgaagaagctcgGGTCGGTCAGgttgaagaagtcaagcCCGAGGATGAGACTGAAAAGCCCGAAGAGAAACCTGTATCCGTGCCTGcacctccccctcctccacctccccCACCCccgccacctcctccaggTGGTGCGGTAGGCattccgccgcctccaccacctccaccacctccgccgccgccgccgggTGCCAAGGGTTTGGGAgttccgcctccgccgcctcctccaccccctcCTGGCTTTGCTGGAGGAATGCCTCCACCCCCTCCGCCCCCGCCAGGTCGGTTTGGAGCACCCCCACCACCTCCGCCCCCTGGTGTTGGCGGAGGCTGGCGATCCAACTACATTGCTTCGCAATCAGCGCCTTCTCACCCAACTGCCGTCTTGTCATCTATTAGACCTAAGAAGAAACTCAAGGCTCTTCATTGGGACAAGGTCGATACTCCACAGGTAACAGTATGGGCTATTCGCGATCCCACTCCTCAAGCGAAGGAACAGAAGTACAGCGagttggcgaagaagggtgTCTTGGACGAAGTCGAGAGGTTATTCATGGCGAAGGAGACCAAGATCTTTGGGGCCGGCTCCGGTGCGAAACAGCGCAAAGACAAGAAACAGATCATCTCAAACGACTTGTCGAAGACCTTCCAGATCGCATTGGCCAAGTTTTCGCAGTATCCTATCGATGATGTCGTCCGTATGATTATCCATTGCGATCCAGAAATTCTGGACAATATGGTGGTCATGGACTTTTTGCAGCGAGAGGACATGTGCACGATACCTGAGAATGTCTCCAAGCTAATGGCGCCTTACAGCAAGGATTGGACGGGACCTGATGCTGCTAGTTCTGAGCGGGAGCAAGATCCAACCGAGCTTACACGGGAAGACCAGATCTACCTCTACACTGCGTTTGAGCTGAATCATTACTGGAAAGCAAGAATGAGGGCTCTTGCACTGACACGATCCTTCGAGCCGGATTATGAGCATCTCTCGACGAAAATCCGCGAGGTCGTGAGAGTCAGTGAGAGCCTGAGAGACTCAGTCTCCTTGATGAATGTTCTTGGACTGATCCTGGATATCGGTAACTTCATGAACGACGCCAACAAGCAGGCTCAAGGTTTCAAGTTGAGCTCGCTCGCTCGCCTTGGCATGGTCAAGGATGATAAGAATGAGACAACTTTCGCAGATCTCGTTGAGCGTATTGTCCGCAATCAGTACCCCGAGTGGGAAGGTTTCGTTGATGAGATTGGTGGCGTCATCGGAGTCCAGAAGATCAACGTCGATCAGTTGCGGGCAGATGCTAAGAAGTACATTGATAATATCAAAAACGTGCAAGCAAGCCTCGATGCTGGCAATCTAAGCGATCCCAAGAAGTTCCATCCACAGGACCGCGTGAGTCAAATCGTCCAGCGAAGTATGAAAGATGCCAGAAGAAAGGCGGAGCAAATGCAGCTGTatctggaggagatggtcaaGACGTACGACGACATCATGGTCTTCTATGGAGAAGACAATACAGATGAAGGAGCTCGGCGGGACTTCTTTGCGAAGCTGGCTTCGTTCTTGGTGGAGTGGAAG AAATCGAAAGAGAAGAACATTGCCCTCGAAGAAGCCAGAAAGCGTACAGAGGCTTCTCTCGCCCGCAAACGTGTCAACGCCGGCCTTGCCAACAGTTCTGGTGCAGGCGATGCACCGGTGTCTCCTGCCACCAGTGGTGCCATGGACTCGCTTTTGGAGAAATTAAGagctgcagctcctcaagctaGAGACCAACGCGATCGTCGTCGGCGCGCCAGGTTGAAGGAACGTCACCAAGTCCGCATTGCTTCAGGTCAGAAGATCCCGGACCTCACTGGATCTGAGCCCGCAAATGGTGAAACGCAGGCGAACAATAATAGTGCCACTCCCGTGGGCGGCAATGACGCTAACACCATTGAGACCGGCCTTCTGAGCCCGCCAGCTCAAGAGACTGACGTAGACACTCCGACGAAAGAGCTGCAGGTGTCGGAGAGCGAAGACGTTGCAGACCGCGCTGCGAGCATGCTGCAAGGTCTCAGGGATAACTTGGATAACAACGGAGAGCGTGCtcgacggagaagagagagcgccgaggaggaacgtCGGAAACGCAgactgagaaggaggaatggaGGAACTGCCAGCAAGGACAGCGCTGACGGATCGACCTTGTCGAGTGTCCCAGAGCCCGCAACACCACCGCCCAGTACCGAAGTCTCAGCACTGAGTGAACCCGGCATGGCTAGTCCTTCAAATGATGAGAATGGGACTTCACAACCTCCTCAAACTCGCTCTATTGTCGTTTCGCCCAATGCAGATGAGCATCACGGATCGCCCGGTAACGAAAAATCCCTCGATGGCTCGCCAAAGCATCAGCCAACAGAGCAGTCGGCTTGA